One Pseudomonas entomophila genomic window carries:
- a CDS encoding type IV toxin-antitoxin system AbiEi family antitoxin domain-containing protein — MKGRHQYSLIKELYKNMPRGMPMDLSALQKIGISNQRAADYAKSGWLTRVAHGVYVFPGESLNLPSALSYLAMQIEGLHIGGYSALLGHECTPLVLWGDMRVSLPRWFSERFPVRYTHARLFDWEGSSMPEQALMDTGPALGGIKCSTPERALLEMLYEVGGKQSLEDAYSAFSQVKVMYPDIVGDLLQRCTSVKAKRLFLKWGRECGQFNVDTVLSQYRIPVGSNSRWITRLKDGSMLSLKPYG, encoded by the coding sequence ATGAAAGGACGTCACCAGTACTCGTTGATCAAGGAACTCTACAAGAACATGCCGCGCGGTATGCCAATGGACCTGTCAGCACTGCAGAAAATCGGAATATCCAATCAGCGTGCTGCCGACTATGCAAAGAGCGGCTGGCTGACGCGTGTTGCCCACGGTGTCTATGTATTTCCTGGCGAATCGCTGAACCTGCCATCAGCGCTTTCCTATCTCGCCATGCAAATAGAGGGATTGCATATAGGGGGTTACAGCGCACTCCTAGGCCACGAGTGCACGCCCCTGGTGCTGTGGGGAGACATGCGCGTGAGCTTGCCGCGGTGGTTTTCCGAGCGTTTTCCCGTGCGCTATACCCATGCCCGCCTCTTCGATTGGGAGGGCTCAAGCATGCCTGAACAGGCATTGATGGATACGGGGCCAGCACTGGGCGGCATCAAATGCTCCACACCAGAGCGTGCGTTGCTGGAAATGCTTTACGAAGTGGGCGGAAAGCAATCGCTGGAGGATGCCTATAGTGCGTTTTCTCAAGTCAAGGTAATGTACCCAGACATCGTCGGTGACCTGCTTCAACGCTGTACCAGCGTAAAAGCCAAGCGTCTGTTCCTGAAATGGGGGCGCGAATGCGGTCAGTTCAACGTCGACACAGTGCTCAGTCAGTACCGTATTCCGGTGGGCAGTAACAGTCGTTGGATCACACGGCTCAAGGATGGATCGATGTTATCTTTGAAACCCTACGGATAG
- a CDS encoding ATP-grasp domain-containing protein, with product MKHILLLDVGNQFYREFALASLARQAPVILVGKSLPEWAKQYITYWVDIDPEQVDEIATQVKALGVDLLLVVTYYEFYVEAVASLSTRFGLRGNSLNTARLSRDKRLMREAFSRQGVSSPLSLLTRTDGEIVAAARQIGFPVVIKPRKLAGSIGVVLADTEQALQAAIVARQTSEKLMRTHSAVMDETLVESYVDGPEISVECVVAQGRVNIVAVTQKHLGPAPYFEEVGHLVSFEPGGQDLPPTVESLVIAAHQALGVEWGITHTEIRLGRDGAKVIELATRAGGDQILKLVQLASGLDMFKLLVDSYRDVPLDLRPTHHRVAAIDFVYPSHAGVLDRVHTAEVALPAGVTSQLVVEAATGRTLKLPPDAFLDRAAFIITQADTAHECRAAGTTHLRGTKVILK from the coding sequence ATGAAGCACATTTTGCTACTTGATGTGGGTAACCAGTTTTACCGCGAGTTTGCCTTGGCCTCCCTGGCACGTCAGGCGCCGGTGATACTGGTGGGCAAAAGCCTGCCCGAATGGGCCAAGCAGTACATAACCTATTGGGTAGACATTGACCCGGAGCAGGTTGACGAAATTGCCACCCAGGTGAAAGCCCTCGGTGTCGATCTGCTTCTGGTGGTTACCTACTACGAATTCTACGTCGAAGCGGTCGCCTCGCTATCCACTCGTTTTGGGTTGCGCGGCAATAGCCTGAATACTGCCCGGTTGAGCCGCGACAAGCGCCTGATGCGTGAAGCTTTCTCTCGACAAGGCGTGTCCTCCCCCCTCTCACTGCTCACCCGGACGGATGGGGAAATAGTCGCGGCCGCACGGCAGATCGGTTTCCCGGTAGTCATCAAACCCAGAAAACTGGCGGGCAGTATCGGTGTCGTGCTGGCAGATACAGAGCAAGCACTTCAAGCTGCCATCGTGGCCAGGCAGACCAGCGAAAAACTGATGCGCACCCATAGCGCGGTAATGGACGAGACACTGGTGGAAAGCTATGTCGATGGCCCGGAAATCAGTGTCGAATGCGTGGTGGCCCAAGGTCGCGTAAATATCGTAGCCGTGACGCAGAAGCACCTCGGCCCGGCACCTTATTTCGAGGAGGTCGGTCACCTGGTCTCTTTCGAGCCGGGTGGGCAGGATCTGCCACCGACGGTTGAGAGCTTGGTAATTGCCGCCCATCAGGCGCTGGGCGTGGAGTGGGGAATCACACACACGGAAATCCGACTGGGCAGGGATGGCGCGAAAGTTATCGAACTGGCAACCCGCGCCGGTGGTGATCAGATCCTGAAACTGGTACAGCTGGCCAGCGGCCTGGACATGTTCAAATTGCTGGTTGACAGTTACCGGGATGTACCGCTGGATCTGCGACCCACTCACCATCGGGTGGCTGCCATCGACTTCGTCTACCCGTCCCACGCCGGGGTGCTGGACAGGGTGCATACGGCCGAGGTCGCACTGCCCGCAGGCGTAACGTCGCAATTGGTCGTCGAAGCTGCCACCGGCCGCACCTTGAAGCTGCCGCCGGATGCCTTTCTTGATCGAGCCGCGTTCATCATTACCCAGGCAGATACGGCGCACGAATGCCGTGCAGCAGGCACTACGCACCTTCGTGGCACTAAGGTGATCCTCAAGTGA
- a CDS encoding MFS transporter, producing MRSIIVLRLLFVMANALGPFAALFFSRHYLLDGSAVALVITLVSAFYLTGNLLGGALASRCSYRPLLLGTSLCSSIFLLLAMLFNAPSTSIAMVLMFILCAGVITPVFSMLTSLAANDDNRIASFGYLHLASNLGAALLFVIGGYLLGLHSHYLMVFAVGVSIACFLASVFLTLPERQISTHATRRGIIRNMVNIPKIVLVAGALFFSLSILDAQREYQLPLWLDDIAVDSAASTFAAVGIVNALLVILITQPLIALTSRLSPLTNLAVAGVFYGIGFGAYAFFEHTVWILSFVLFWTMGEILGITHITALISQQTSLQTQASLFSLIPILLALARMVSVGLGASLISHVGFTLSWSLYGLLGLLLGGICLLLGREAIASQASSPRGS from the coding sequence ATGCGCAGCATCATCGTGCTTCGTCTGCTTTTCGTCATGGCCAATGCGTTGGGGCCATTCGCAGCCCTGTTTTTCAGCCGCCACTACCTGCTCGATGGCTCGGCAGTAGCGCTGGTCATAACGCTGGTATCGGCTTTCTACCTGACGGGCAACTTGTTGGGAGGGGCATTGGCCAGCCGCTGCTCCTATCGTCCGCTATTGCTGGGCACATCCTTGTGCTCGTCGATCTTTTTGTTGCTCGCGATGTTGTTCAACGCGCCGTCAACATCCATAGCCATGGTCCTGATGTTCATACTGTGCGCCGGCGTGATCACGCCGGTGTTCAGCATGCTGACTTCGCTGGCGGCGAACGACGACAACCGTATTGCATCCTTCGGCTACCTGCACCTGGCCAGCAACTTGGGAGCCGCACTGCTGTTCGTCATCGGCGGGTATCTACTTGGTTTGCACAGTCATTACCTGATGGTGTTCGCCGTCGGCGTCAGCATTGCATGTTTCCTGGCGAGCGTTTTCCTGACGCTGCCTGAGCGACAAATTTCTACGCACGCAACACGACGCGGGATCATACGCAACATGGTCAACATACCTAAGATCGTGCTCGTCGCCGGCGCTCTGTTTTTTTCTTTGTCGATATTGGATGCCCAGCGTGAGTATCAGCTGCCATTGTGGCTCGATGATATTGCGGTTGACAGTGCAGCGAGCACTTTCGCTGCGGTGGGCATCGTCAACGCTCTGCTGGTCATCTTGATCACGCAGCCCCTCATAGCGTTGACTTCTCGACTCAGCCCACTCACCAATCTAGCAGTTGCAGGAGTCTTCTACGGTATCGGATTTGGTGCATACGCATTTTTCGAGCATACCGTATGGATTCTGTCGTTTGTGCTCTTCTGGACGATGGGTGAAATTCTCGGCATCACCCATATCACCGCGTTGATTTCCCAACAGACATCATTGCAGACCCAAGCTAGCCTATTTTCACTGATTCCCATTTTGCTCGCGCTCGCCAGGATGGTCTCGGTGGGACTGGGCGCCTCCTTGATCTCCCACGTCGGATTTACATTGAGTTGGAGCCTCTACGGACTGCTGGGGCTGTTGCTCGGAGGTATCTGCTTGTTGCTGGGTCGGGAAGCCATTGCTTCACAGGCTTCATCCCCTCGAGGCAGTTGA
- a CDS encoding fatty acid desaturase family protein, translating to MSETMAQDLYERLYRGNPPLVKTRNFDDIDVTTNNVIFVFLILVNGYQFLVAPLLISINSWFILTLLPTLLFSSTTGVMVHEAIHGLLHPAPGRNRRMGQVMAVFMGIAYDLQRFDHLRHHRISRTEHDCDEIYIAPGRSTRKIINYYYRKLIGAYWHDFVLTTIVCFLPTRFIHPLMSFIYGSTVVPSDHSALSITLRNRKLNALRTEGACTLLLLACSAFLYSVNWWVLVILYLLRAFILTVLDSFAHYQTPINDSLFARNVKVPLFFERVCLMNFNYHGAHHIFPTVPWDKIPHYMRKFEPNFCLITHGGLVRSLKAKYKPPRAFSAWPRGWLAGGRKEAMRVASPNAMNVPQALPLVESVHHD from the coding sequence ATGAGCGAGACAATGGCGCAGGACCTGTACGAGCGTTTGTATCGTGGCAATCCACCCTTGGTCAAAACTCGGAATTTCGACGATATCGACGTCACGACCAACAACGTGATCTTCGTATTTCTAATACTGGTCAACGGTTATCAGTTTCTCGTTGCCCCCCTGCTAATCTCGATAAACTCATGGTTCATTTTGACCCTGTTGCCCACCTTGCTGTTCTCTTCGACCACTGGCGTCATGGTTCATGAGGCAATACACGGTCTGCTGCACCCGGCCCCCGGAAGAAACCGGCGTATGGGCCAGGTGATGGCGGTGTTCATGGGCATTGCCTACGACCTGCAACGCTTCGATCATCTGCGGCATCACCGCATCAGTCGCACCGAGCATGATTGCGACGAAATCTATATTGCCCCGGGCCGATCGACACGCAAGATCATCAATTATTACTACCGCAAATTAATTGGTGCGTATTGGCACGACTTCGTACTCACCACGATCGTTTGTTTCTTGCCGACCCGTTTCATCCATCCGCTGATGAGTTTCATCTACGGCTCGACTGTAGTGCCTTCAGACCATTCGGCGCTGTCCATCACTCTGCGCAACAGGAAATTGAATGCTCTGCGCACCGAAGGTGCGTGCACCTTGCTGCTGCTGGCCTGCAGTGCTTTCCTGTACAGCGTCAATTGGTGGGTTCTGGTGATCCTCTATTTGCTCAGAGCATTCATACTCACTGTGCTGGACAGCTTTGCACACTACCAGACACCCATCAATGATTCCTTGTTTGCGCGAAACGTTAAGGTCCCGCTATTTTTTGAGCGAGTGTGCCTGATGAACTTCAACTACCATGGCGCCCATCATATTTTTCCTACAGTGCCATGGGATAAAATCCCACACTATATGCGGAAGTTCGAGCCGAATTTCTGCTTGATTACTCACGGTGGTCTGGTACGTTCGCTGAAAGCCAAGTACAAGCCGCCTCGTGCCTTCAGCGCGTGGCCTCGTGGCTGGCTGGCGGGAGGACGCAAAGAAGCAATGCGCGTTGCAAGTCCAAATGCTATGAATGTGCCACAAGCGCTTCCACTTGTAGAAAGTGTTCATCACGACTAA
- the leuS gene encoding leucine--tRNA ligase, translating to MRQQYDPAWVESTAQAEWRDREVFKATEDERRPKFYACSMLPYPSGKLHMGHVRNYTINDMLARHLRMKGYNVLMPMGWDAFGLPAENAAMQSGVSPAQWTRMNIADMKSQMQPLGLAFDWSREIATCDPEYYKWNQWFFLKMLEKGVVYKKTQVVNWDPVDQTVLANEQVVDGRGWRSGALVEKRKIPGYYLRITQYGEELLSAIDTLEGWPAMVRTMQRNWIGKASGVRLAFGHAIKDAHGQLIDEGKLWVFTTRVDTLMGVTFCAVSPEHPLARRAAELDPRLEPQVQSYRQTAQASPAAGAQAKLGIPSGLHVEHPLTDEPIAVWITNYVLSEYAEGALMGVPAHDERDFDFARQYGLPVRPVITTDGVPYAPETWMEHYSSREGHLINSGTYDGLSVELGALAITNALAERGRGEQATAWRLRDWGISRQRYWGTPIPIIHCEHCGDVPVPYADLPVVLPTDCIPDGSGNPLLQHAAFRNVACPSCAAPALRETDTMDTFVDSSWYFMRYCDPDCHTSMVGPGNRYWMPIDQYIGGIEHAVLHLLYARFWTRVMRDEGLVDFSEPFKNLFTQGMLLRESYYRKAEDGSRRWFYPSQVSVHYDEKGRPISATAIEDGLPVTLGGVEKMSKSKNNVVEPKDIINRFGADTARLFTIFAGPPDQSTIWSDSGVEGAYRFLRRLWSFAVDEQTRSNAGSDLTVDAAQARRVRFMTHSLLQQINNDYERMQYNTVVSGAMKLLKVLEGAHGAGRQVCREGMSILLQVLHPVTPHISQILWENLGFAGAIYDSAWPTPDSDALKQDEVKMMVQVNGKLRGEILIQSDADHDAIRVQALSDTALSKHLESIERMIVVPNRLVNFIV from the coding sequence ATGCGACAGCAGTATGATCCCGCCTGGGTTGAAAGCACGGCACAGGCCGAATGGCGTGACCGCGAGGTATTCAAGGCTACCGAAGACGAGCGTCGACCAAAGTTCTATGCCTGTTCCATGCTGCCCTACCCTTCCGGCAAGTTGCACATGGGCCATGTGCGCAACTACACGATCAATGACATGCTGGCCCGCCACTTGCGAATGAAGGGCTACAACGTCCTTATGCCGATGGGGTGGGATGCGTTCGGTTTGCCGGCGGAAAACGCTGCGATGCAGTCGGGTGTATCGCCTGCTCAGTGGACACGGATGAACATTGCCGACATGAAGTCGCAGATGCAGCCGCTCGGGCTGGCATTCGACTGGTCACGGGAAATCGCCACCTGCGATCCCGAGTACTACAAGTGGAACCAGTGGTTCTTCTTGAAAATGCTGGAAAAGGGCGTGGTCTACAAGAAAACCCAGGTTGTCAACTGGGATCCTGTTGATCAAACCGTACTGGCCAATGAGCAAGTCGTCGATGGTCGCGGCTGGCGATCCGGCGCGCTCGTGGAAAAACGCAAGATTCCCGGTTACTACTTGCGCATTACCCAGTATGGCGAGGAACTGCTGTCAGCCATCGATACCCTTGAGGGTTGGCCAGCTATGGTGCGTACCATGCAACGTAACTGGATTGGCAAGGCCAGTGGAGTGCGCCTGGCATTTGGCCACGCAATCAAAGATGCACACGGTCAGTTGATCGACGAGGGCAAGCTGTGGGTGTTCACCACGCGTGTCGATACGCTGATGGGCGTGACATTCTGCGCCGTTTCCCCGGAGCACCCGCTGGCCAGGCGCGCCGCCGAACTCGACCCACGACTCGAGCCGCAGGTCCAGTCATATCGCCAGACAGCGCAAGCCAGCCCTGCTGCCGGCGCACAAGCGAAGCTCGGCATCCCCAGTGGTTTGCACGTTGAGCATCCCCTGACCGACGAACCGATCGCGGTGTGGATCACCAACTACGTACTCAGCGAATATGCAGAAGGCGCCTTGATGGGGGTACCGGCCCACGACGAGCGCGATTTCGACTTTGCCCGCCAGTATGGTTTACCCGTGCGGCCTGTGATCACGACCGATGGCGTTCCCTATGCCCCTGAGACATGGATGGAGCACTACAGCAGCCGGGAAGGTCACCTGATAAATTCAGGTACCTATGATGGCCTCTCGGTGGAACTAGGGGCCTTGGCGATTACCAATGCCTTGGCCGAGCGTGGGCGCGGCGAGCAAGCCACCGCCTGGCGCCTGCGTGACTGGGGAATATCTCGGCAGCGATACTGGGGAACCCCGATTCCGATCATTCATTGCGAACACTGTGGCGATGTTCCAGTCCCCTACGCGGACCTGCCCGTAGTTTTGCCAACCGATTGCATTCCCGATGGAAGTGGTAATCCGTTGCTGCAGCATGCGGCATTCCGCAACGTCGCATGCCCAAGTTGCGCCGCACCCGCGCTACGGGAAACGGACACCATGGACACTTTCGTCGATTCAAGCTGGTATTTCATGCGCTACTGCGACCCTGACTGCCACACTTCGATGGTCGGGCCCGGCAATCGCTACTGGATGCCCATCGACCAGTACATCGGAGGCATCGAACATGCGGTGCTGCACTTGTTATACGCCCGCTTCTGGACCAGGGTGATGCGCGACGAGGGCTTGGTGGACTTCAGTGAACCGTTCAAGAATCTGTTCACTCAGGGCATGCTGCTGCGAGAAAGCTACTACCGCAAGGCCGAGGACGGTAGCAGACGCTGGTTCTACCCTTCGCAAGTGTCGGTTCACTACGACGAAAAAGGCCGTCCAATCAGCGCGACAGCGATCGAGGATGGCTTGCCCGTCACCCTGGGTGGCGTGGAGAAAATGTCTAAATCGAAGAACAATGTGGTCGAGCCCAAGGACATTATCAACAGATTTGGTGCAGACACTGCCCGATTGTTCACCATCTTCGCCGGCCCACCTGACCAAAGCACGATCTGGAGCGACAGCGGTGTCGAAGGGGCCTACCGGTTTCTGCGTCGCCTCTGGAGTTTCGCCGTTGACGAGCAGACGCGCTCGAATGCAGGTAGCGACTTGACGGTGGACGCCGCACAAGCCAGGCGTGTGCGCTTCATGACCCACAGCTTGCTGCAGCAAATCAATAACGATTACGAGCGGATGCAGTACAACACCGTAGTATCAGGCGCGATGAAGCTGCTCAAAGTGTTGGAGGGTGCCCATGGCGCCGGACGCCAGGTCTGCCGGGAAGGCATGTCCATTCTCTTGCAAGTACTGCATCCTGTAACACCGCATATCTCCCAGATACTCTGGGAGAACTTGGGGTTCGCCGGCGCAATCTACGACAGCGCATGGCCGACCCCAGACAGCGATGCCTTGAAGCAGGACGAAGTGAAGATGATGGTACAGGTCAATGGCAAACTGCGCGGGGAAATTCTGATCCAGTCCGATGCCGACCATGACGCGATCCGTGTCCAGGCGCTGTCCGATACAGCGTTGAGTAAACATCTTGAAAGCATCGAAAGAATGATCGTGGTACCTAACCGACTGGTAAACTTTATCGTCTGA
- a CDS encoding aldehyde dehydrogenase family protein: MHSELPILPATRAFLARTLKMRIGADWQDAASGRTMTFRNPATGEVLGEVPAAASEDVDRAVQAARLAFDASPWSRLRPRERQNLLWRLADLMQRDAQELAELECLNNGKSAAVAQVMDVQLAIDFLRYMAGWATKLEGSTVEPSLPLMPNDEFHGFIRREAVGVVGAIVAWNFPLLLACWKLGPALATGCTLVLKPADETPLTALKLAELIDEAGYPAGVFNVVTGTGLEAGAALSRHPGVDKLTFTGSTEVGKLIGKAAMDNMTRVTLELGGKSPTIVLPDANLQEAAAGAATAIFFNQGQVCCAGSRLYVHRKHFDNVVADIAGLANGMKLGNGLDPSVQMGPLISARQQERVTGYIDLGRELGATIACGGEGFGPGYFVKPTVIVDVDQRHRLVQEEIFGPVLVAMPFDDIDEVLRMANDNPYGLGASIWSNDLAAVHRMIPRIKSGSVWVNCHSALDPALPFGGYKLSGVGREMGAAAIEHYTELKSVLIKL; this comes from the coding sequence ATGCATTCCGAACTGCCCATCCTCCCCGCCACCCGCGCCTTCCTCGCGCGCACGCTGAAGATGCGCATCGGCGCCGACTGGCAGGATGCCGCCAGCGGACGCACCATGACCTTCCGCAACCCGGCCACCGGCGAGGTGCTTGGCGAGGTGCCCGCCGCCGCCTCCGAGGATGTGGACCGGGCGGTGCAGGCCGCGCGCCTGGCCTTCGACGCCTCGCCCTGGAGCCGACTGCGCCCCCGCGAGCGGCAGAACCTGCTGTGGCGCCTGGCCGACCTGATGCAACGCGACGCCCAGGAACTGGCCGAACTCGAATGCCTGAACAACGGCAAGAGCGCCGCCGTTGCCCAAGTGATGGACGTGCAGCTGGCCATCGACTTCCTGCGCTACATGGCTGGCTGGGCAACCAAACTCGAAGGCAGCACCGTCGAGCCATCACTGCCGCTGATGCCCAACGACGAATTCCACGGTTTCATCCGCCGTGAAGCCGTGGGCGTGGTCGGTGCCATCGTCGCCTGGAACTTCCCCCTGCTGCTGGCCTGCTGGAAGCTCGGCCCGGCCTTGGCCACCGGCTGCACCCTGGTCCTCAAGCCCGCCGACGAGACCCCGCTGACCGCCCTCAAGCTGGCCGAGTTGATCGACGAAGCCGGCTACCCGGCCGGTGTGTTCAACGTGGTCACCGGCACCGGCCTCGAAGCCGGCGCCGCCCTCAGCCGCCACCCCGGTGTCGACAAGCTGACCTTCACCGGCTCCACCGAGGTCGGCAAGCTGATCGGCAAGGCAGCCATGGACAACATGACCCGTGTCACCCTGGAACTGGGCGGCAAGTCGCCGACCATCGTCCTGCCCGATGCCAACCTGCAGGAGGCCGCCGCCGGCGCCGCCACGGCGATCTTCTTCAACCAGGGCCAGGTGTGCTGCGCGGGATCCCGGCTATATGTGCACCGCAAGCATTTCGACAACGTGGTCGCTGATATTGCGGGCCTTGCCAACGGCATGAAGCTGGGCAACGGCCTGGACCCCTCGGTGCAGATGGGGCCACTGATCTCGGCCAGGCAGCAGGAACGGGTTACCGGCTACATCGACCTGGGCCGGGAACTGGGCGCCACCATTGCCTGCGGTGGCGAGGGCTTTGGCCCAGGCTACTTCGTCAAGCCGACGGTGATCGTCGATGTCGACCAGCGCCATCGCCTGGTACAGGAAGAGATCTTCGGGCCGGTGCTGGTGGCCATGCCGTTCGACGATATCGACGAAGTACTGCGCATGGCCAACGACAACCCTTATGGCCTTGGTGCGAGCATCTGGTCCAACGACCTGGCGGCGGTGCACCGGATGATTCCGCGTATCAAGTCCGGGTCGGTGTGGGTCAACTGCCATAGCGCGCTGGACCCGGCGCTGCCGTTCGGTGGCTACAAGTTGTCTGGCGTAGGGCGCGAAATGGGGGCGGCGGCGATCGAGCATTACACCGAGTTGAAGTCGGTGCTGATCAAGCTCTGA
- a CDS encoding substrate-binding periplasmic protein — MSGRNMGRSLCLVLALTAMGVQAADDCRHLKATGNPEYPPYLWRDPHNPGQLIGANADLLKHLAEELGLVVDVVYAGPWSRAQEEVRTGRIDILAGYFLTRARQQVMDFIKPAFLNTPSVVWVRQGDGFDYSGWADLKGRSGGTLVNNSYGQQFDDYARANLNLEAVPSAAQAFQKLLLKRNDYVIYERYPGMALAETQSMEKRLEVLDPPVSSEGLYLALSRNVPCNQPALRKQMAEKMQEIVASPLPEQWLAQNLALWKQQQHQE, encoded by the coding sequence ATGAGCGGACGTAATATGGGCCGGTCACTGTGCCTGGTCCTGGCGCTGACGGCCATGGGCGTGCAGGCGGCGGATGACTGCCGGCACCTGAAGGCGACGGGCAACCCCGAGTACCCCCCGTATCTCTGGCGAGATCCGCACAATCCCGGGCAATTGATCGGTGCCAACGCCGACTTGCTCAAGCACCTGGCAGAAGAACTGGGGCTGGTGGTCGATGTGGTGTACGCCGGTCCCTGGTCACGGGCCCAGGAGGAGGTGCGCACCGGGCGCATCGACATACTCGCTGGGTATTTTCTGACTCGGGCGCGTCAGCAGGTCATGGATTTCATAAAGCCCGCCTTCCTGAACACCCCCAGTGTGGTCTGGGTGCGCCAGGGCGATGGCTTTGACTATTCGGGGTGGGCGGATCTGAAAGGGCGTAGCGGGGGCACGCTGGTCAACAACAGCTATGGCCAGCAGTTCGATGACTACGCCCGGGCCAACCTCAATCTCGAGGCGGTGCCCAGCGCGGCGCAGGCGTTCCAGAAGCTGCTGCTCAAGCGTAACGACTATGTGATCTACGAACGCTACCCCGGCATGGCGCTGGCCGAGACCCAGAGCATGGAGAAGCGCCTGGAAGTACTGGACCCGCCGGTTTCCAGCGAGGGTCTGTACCTGGCGCTGTCGCGCAATGTACCCTGCAACCAGCCGGCGCTGCGCAAGCAAATGGCGGAAAAGATGCAGGAGATCGTCGCCAGCCCGTTGCCCGAGCAGTGGCTGGCGCAGAACCTGGCGTTGTGGAAGCAGCAACAGCACCAGGAGTGA
- a CDS encoding alpha/beta hydrolase yields MSSKPTVVLVHGFWGGAAHWGRVIVELDRKGHSGLRAVEMPLTSLADDVERTRKVVAQIEGPVVLVGHSYGGAVITEAGNAANVKGLVYIAAFAPDAGESPGAITQEHLPAAAPNLAPDSDGYLWLKADKFHESFCQDLPKDDGLVMGVTQKAPLASTFGDTISNPAWKHKPSWYQISSADHMIHPDNQRKMADRLKAKKVITLDASHASLASRAGDVANLIDEAVKALS; encoded by the coding sequence ATGAGCAGCAAACCTACCGTTGTCCTGGTTCACGGTTTCTGGGGCGGGGCCGCCCATTGGGGGCGGGTGATCGTCGAGTTGGACCGCAAGGGGCACAGCGGCCTGCGCGCCGTGGAGATGCCGCTGACGTCCTTGGCCGACGATGTCGAGCGCACCCGCAAGGTGGTCGCGCAGATCGAGGGGCCGGTGGTGCTGGTGGGGCACTCCTATGGCGGTGCGGTCATCACCGAGGCGGGCAATGCGGCCAATGTGAAGGGGCTTGTCTATATTGCCGCGTTCGCGCCGGACGCGGGCGAAAGCCCGGGTGCTATCACCCAGGAGCATCTGCCAGCCGCAGCACCCAACCTGGCGCCGGACAGTGATGGCTATCTATGGCTCAAGGCCGACAAGTTCCATGAAAGCTTCTGCCAGGATCTGCCGAAGGACGATGGACTGGTCATGGGGGTAACACAGAAGGCGCCACTGGCCAGCACCTTTGGCGACACCATCAGCAACCCGGCGTGGAAGCACAAGCCGTCCTGGTACCAGATCTCCAGCGCCGACCACATGATCCACCCGGACAACCAGCGCAAGATGGCTGATCGATTGAAAGCGAAGAAGGTCATCACGCTGGATGCCAGCCATGCCTCCCTGGCATCAAGGGCGGGTGATGTGGCGAACCTGATCGACGAGGCGGTGAAGGCGCTGAGCTAG
- a CDS encoding MerR family transcriptional regulator, with product MTSQTYSISDLSRELDITTRAIRFYEEQGLLSPERRGLERIYSARDKVTLKLILRGKRIGFSLAECRELIGLYDPTGGNLKQLNSMLAKIAERRAQLEQQMLDIQQMHLELDTAQERCEQALAATLNQQHPNR from the coding sequence ATGACCAGCCAGACCTACAGCATCTCCGACCTCTCCCGCGAACTGGACATCACCACCCGCGCCATTCGCTTCTACGAGGAGCAGGGCTTGCTCAGCCCTGAGCGCCGTGGCCTGGAACGCATCTATTCGGCCCGCGACAAAGTCACCCTCAAGCTGATCCTGCGCGGCAAGCGCATCGGCTTCTCGCTGGCCGAGTGCCGCGAGCTGATCGGCCTGTACGACCCCACCGGCGGCAACCTCAAGCAGCTCAACAGCATGCTCGCCAAGATCGCCGAACGGCGCGCGCAGCTGGAGCAGCAGATGCTCGATATCCAGCAGATGCACCTGGAGCTGGACACCGCCCAGGAGCGTTGCGAGCAAGCCCTGGCCGCCACCCTGAACCAGCAGCACCCCAACCGTTGA